The Poseidonibacter lekithochrous region GGTACTTTTATAGCCATTGAAAATGATATAAAAACAGTAATAGATGCGCAAAAACTAGGACTTCCAGTGATTTATGGAAATGCAGCTAAAAAAGATATTTTAAAGTCTTTGAATATTCATGATGCTTCTTCTGTAATTGTATGTATTGGAAATAGTGAGAAACTAATCCATATATGTGAGGTTGTAGATGAAATGGCAGAGGGTAAAAAGACAGTTGTAAAAGTAAATAAATATGAAGAGAAGAATGATTTATCAAGATTAAACCTATCTCATATTATTGTAGAGACTGAAAAAACAGCCTCTGCCATGTATGAAGAAGCTATCTCTTTGGATTAAGAAGCTTTTCTATAATAGATTGATACTCAAAAAGAGGTTTTTCTAAGTCTTGTGCTAAGGCATTTACTTTAAAGTGAGGTGATTTAATATTTTTTTGAATCATCTCACAAACATATATATCCTCATTCATTACATCAGGTTTTTTCAATAACTCACTCTTTGATTTTTTTCCATCTCTATAGTCATAAACTAATTCATTTTTAAACTTTTTTGAACCATAGTTTGATTTAATAAATACTTCAATTTCAGTTTGAGTAGCACTTAGAGGTTTTATATGAATAAACATACATAAGTTCTCTGTAGCTGTTATTCCAAAGTTTGGAAATAACATACTTACATAAGCACCTTTTTGACCATTGAAAGATTTTATATCACCCATATATCCACTCCACCAAGAACTAGAACTTTTTCCTTTTTGGCTTAGTGGCTGATAGAATAACCATTGATTATTTACAAACTCATTGTGTGAATTTTTATGGTCATACTCTTTTAGACTCTCTTTATGAATATGAAATAAATGATAAACATCCATGTAATTTTCTACGAATATTTTCCAGTTTGCATTTATAATATATTTATATCCATCATTTGATTTTAACTCAGAGATATTATCATAAGGTAAAATTCTGTCTTTAATAGGATTTAGAATATCACTAATACTTTGAGCTTTTAAATCAAGGTTTACAAATACTAAGCCGTTCCAAACTTCACATTGTACTTTTTTTAATCCTAGACATTTTTTTTCTTTATGGGCAAACTCTTTACTTTGAGGAAGACCTTTTAATTCACCTTTTAGTGAGAAGTTCCAGTTATGATAAGGACATATTATAGAAGACTCAATTTTTTCATCACCTCGTAAAATTGTCATTCCTCTGTGAGAACATATATTTACAAAAGCATTAATCTCATTTTTATCATTAACTACAATAATAGGTGTATTTCCAATATCTTTTAATATATAAGATTTAGGTTCACTTAGCTCTTCTTCCATACATACAAATTGCCATTGTGTCTCAAAGATTTTTTCTTTTTCATTTTCAAAACATGCTTCATCATAATAAGCAGTTTTATCTAGTATTTGTTTTATTTCTTGCATCTTATATCCTTAACTTGAAACCGTGAAAAAACTCAATATTGCAAAAGTAAACCAAGTTATTACAATAATCCAATATAAAATTGGGTTTTCATCTTTTTGAATTATTTCTAATAGGTAAGTTTGTCTATTTCTAATATCTAATATTGTCCAAACTAAAAATAAAAATCCAAATAACCAATATTTTCCACTTATTACACAAATCAAAATAAATAATAAGGCTAGTTTTGATTTGAGTTTATCTAATAGTATTTTTTTCATTTTTTCTCCTATGCATAAAATGCATTTATTCCAAGTTGTTTTATTTGTCTAAATTTTCTTTTACTATAGTTTGAAAAAGAATTAAATTGTTTATAGAAATCATATTGACCTTGAAGTAACTCTTCAACACTTAAATTTTTTGGTTCATATACAACATCAGAACCATTATAACGTGACCAGTCATAAGTTAGAATTCTATTTTGACTCTCTAAATCTTTAAAAAGTTTTGTTCCAGGAAAAGGTATTTGAACTACTGGGTCACAAACATCAATTTTTACATCTATTGCAAACTCTAAACTTCTATCAAAGATTGATTTATCATGTTCATCAAAACCAAACATCATTGCTGAATCAACTATAATTCCATGGTCATGTAGTTTTTTGATTCTATCTTTTATTTCATTTACTTTTACAAAACCTTTTCCCGTACCCTTTAGTGCTTCTTGAGATGGAGTTTCTAGTCCAACTAATAAATACATAAGACCACTTTTTGAAGCAAGTCTTAAAAGTTCATCATCTTGGGCTATTGAAATATCACTTGCAACTGCCCATTTGATATTTAAAGGAGTTATTGCTTGGAATAACTCTTTTGCATAGTTTTTATCAGCTGTTAGATTATCCGAGTGTAACTCAATAAAAGAAGCCTTACTATTTGCTATTTCTTCTACTATTTGTTCAATTGGTCTATATCTTATTTTCCCAAAAAATGGATTTACAACACAGAAGTGGCATTTATAAGGACATCCTCTACTTACTGTAACTGTCCAAAAATCATCATAATCCTCTTTTGCTATTAAATCAGTTGGGTAGGGTTTTAATTCTTTTAAATCAAGAATAGAATCTCTTTTATAGATATCTTTTAATATATCACCTCTTTCATAATCATCTAATAAATCATGAATTATCCCTTCACATTCACCTTGGATTACACTATGACCATATTTAAGTGCTTCTTCACTCATAAAACTAGCATGTAAGCCAGCTAAGAATACTAGTTTCCCCATATCTTTAAATTTTGATGCTATTTCATATGCTCTTATCGCATCGGGAGTTGAAAAAAATATTCCAATAATTTGGGCATCACTTTTATAGTTTACTAGATGGTTGGCTGTTTCATCAATAAGTTCTAATTCAACTCTGCCTTTTAACTCAGCTGCCGCTGAAAATATGTTTTGAGAGGGACTTCCTCTTTTTGCTTTATAATCTTTGAAATCACTTGGTGCTGATGCTTTAATAAGTTGAACTTTTGAAACTTTCATTTTTTGTCCTTATTTTGATGATAAATAAATTGTTACATCATATTTGCTTTTACTTAAGTCAAATAATCTGTACTCTTCAATATCTGTTTTAAAATTTCTATTTACTTTTTCTTTTTGAATTTCATCCCATATATCACTCATATTCAAATTCTGTTCATATTTTAAAATACCTCTTTGATATTTTGAATCTTTGATAAGTTTACTTTCGAAGTTTTTAATTTTTAAATCAGATTTTATTCCTATAAAACAATCAAAAGAGTTCTTTTTATAATTAGTATAAACCACATATAATTTTTTATCTTTACTTTTTTTTACTGAAAAATTATTTGATGAGAATAGTTTTTCCCATAATTTTGCTATTTGATTATCTCTATCTTCTTTTGTTTTATATACAATGGCTTTACTGAAACCTTTTATTTCAAATTCATCTAATGCTGTTTGTTTGAAGTTGAATTCTAAAGCATTTGAATATGTATATAGAATAAGAAAAATTAGTATTTTTATCATTTTGCTTAGTCCTTTTTTATCATTAATATAAAGTTATCTAGGTAGTCTTGAACTTCTTTATTTAGATTGTAATTTTCTAATATAAAAGAATACATCATCATTCCATCAACTGTTGCACTTAAAGTAGATACAAAATATATAGCTTCTTCTTTTATAAATCCTTTTTCTATCTCTTCTTTAATAGCAGTTTTAATACTCAAAGAAAGATATGTAATATAATCATTGTTTATCTGACATATCTTTCTTTGATTATTAGAAGAATAAGTGATTAGAAATTCATTATATAGTTTTAGAAAATCTTTATTAGTTTTTGAATCTTTTAAATACATTTCAAATAAAACTTCAAGTTTGTTTTTTAATGTTTCAGAGTTCTTTATTTTCTCATCACAATAAAGAATATATGATTTTGTAAACTCTTCCATCATTTTATGTATTAACTGATCTTTAGACTCAAAATAGTGATAAAAGTTACCTTTACTCATATTTAAATCTTTTAACAAAGAATCAATTGAAAACTTTTTAATACCTTCTTTGATTAAAAAATCATAAGCCTTATGAAGTATCTCTAATCTCTTTTTATCTTTATTTACGATCTTTGGTGCCATTTAATTCCTTTTAGACTGATGGTCTATAAAGAGAATTATAATAGCACTAAACTTAAAATACACTTTATTATAGACTAATGGTCTATAAAATATTATTTAGGATAAAAAGCCAATAGGATTATTTGTACTAGATGAGGAATAAAAGTTTTTCAAATTAGGTAATAGAGTATCTAATTCATTTTTTTCATATCCAAACCAAAGTGCAAGTTCTGCAAACATTTCATCTGTAGATAAACTAGGAATTATAACTCCCCCACCTATATCAACACTACTATTTAAAGCCAAACTAGGGTATTGACCAAAAACTTCTCCACCTTTGATATCTTTTCCCATAATAATTGTATTTCCTCCCCATCCATGGTCAGTTCCGTTTCCATTAGAGGTAAGAGTTCTAGCAAAATCAGAAGCAACAACAGTTAGTGTTTTATCATCAACTCCTAACTCTTCTAGTGAGGCTTGAAAATCTCCTAAGGCATTACTTAATACTTCTAACATTCTTTTGTGATTATTTAAAAGTTCATCATGATGATCCCAGCCATAATACTCAATAAAAAATGTCTGCTTAGGTAAGTTTAAATCACTTGAAGCTTTTATTGATTTAGCAATCATTTTAAATTGTTCAGGAATAGATTTATCTGTACTTGTAAATTTAATATCACTTCTATTGTCATAATTTACATACGTATGAGCAATATTTACTTTATTAACTTCTGCTTTAAATTTCTCATGATGTGTTTGAGCATACCTAGTTGTTTCCATATAAGTATTTTCAAAAGAGTCTGAATATGACTTATTTAAAACAGTATTAAAACTGCTAAGTAGGGCATTATTTAGCTGTGTGATAGCGGGATCATTTGATGACTTTTTTACTAATAAACCTATACTTCCATCTTTTGTCACTGAATATTCTTTAGAAGAATTACCATTTTGTGAAATATTTGTACCTGATAAAGAGATATTCATAGAGATTTGATTATTTGCTTTATTAGCTTGGAATTTATCAGCAAACTTTCCTAATACCCCAATATTTGTTCTTTCATTTGCTCTTGATGTTTGCCAATGTTTTATTTGGTCAGAGTGTGACATTAATCCCAGAGGTAATTCCACACTATTATTGTTAAATGAAGTCTTATTTGTAGGTTTTACTAGGGGTGCAATATTTGAAATAAATGATAGTTTTTTACTGTTAAATAGATTTTGCACCTTTGCCATACTTGGATGTACAGCAAAAGTTTTACCATTTGAATCAGTAAAATCATTTAAAGGTAAAAGAGTATTTTTTGTTATTGCTAGGTTTGATCTTGAACTTTGATATTCATTATAAGAGTTTGTATTTGTAGGAACTAACATATTAAAACTATCATTTCCTCCTGCAAGCATTACATAAACTAAAGATTTATTAGCATTTACATTATTATTGTTTGGATTACTTGGTAAATTGTTATTTGAACTTGTATTTATACTCAAAGATCCTGCTTCTCCACAACCATGTAAAAACATAGAAGCACTAATAGCCATTGCAGTGGAGTTTTTTATAAACTCTCGTCTTGTTAATTTTTTACTCATTTTATGCCTTTATCTTTTTTTCAATACTGTAAATTCAGGTGAAATAGCAATCATAAATACTACTGTTTGAACTACCCAGTTTTTATTGCTATATCCAATTTCATTATCAATTGTATTTTTGATTTCATTTAATATGCTAATGTTTTCTTTTCCAGTTAAAACTAAGGAGATTCTTTTTATTAGGGTTTCTATATCCGAAGCTGTAGCTAAGGCTTTTTCACTTGTAAAATCAAAAGCAAGTTTGTCATTTGCTAAAGTTGTATCAGAAGTTCTAAAAAACTCACTTGCATGAATTTGTGTAGGTACTGTAATATTTAGTTTATTATTTGAATCACTAAAAAGTAACTCATACATACTATTTACGTATGCTATTGATGTAGCAGAATTATGTAACTGAAATTCTGGTGCCACTTCATTTGCATTTTCAATACTTCCATGTGGGGCATAGTTTGGTAAATAAAAATTAAAAACCGTAGGAGAAGATAAAACATGCTGGTTTAATTTATTATCTACTAAATCTCCTCTAAACCATAATTTTTTAGAAGTATTAGAAGTATTAAAAGCTCTTAATAATTGAGTGATTCTTAATAGTGGAGATTTTAGTTTTTTTGCACTTGTTTTAGCTTCACTATTTAAAAATATCTCTTTAATAACAGCTTTTAAATCCCCACTAGTACCAAACTTACTAGCAACTGCTTGAATATAACTAGCACTAGGATTAGAGTTTGTAAGTTGTTGTATTAGTTTTTTTGCTATAAAAGGTGCAGTATTTGCATGTGCTACTAAATCATCAATTGCTTTATTTACATCAGAGATTAATGTACCTCCACTTGAGATATTAACTTTTGTATTTAATAAACTCTTAGTAGTAATATCATGTAGTGAACTCTCTTCAATCATTTGATTTCTTATATTAATATAAGGAATAGTTTTATGTATTTTAGGAGAGGAGTCACTTAAATCTATTGCAGAGTTATTTGTAAAACCTGATATTTGAGCTGGCCATTCATACTCATATGAAGAGGCTTTAATGCCTGTAAAAACTTTCGCTAATTGTTTGATATCATCATTGTTATAAGTAGGGATGTTTTTTCCATTGGCATCTTTTTTTTCACTAGCATCACTATTTAATTCATTTAGTC contains the following coding sequences:
- a CDS encoding aromatic ring-hydroxylating oxygenase subunit alpha, translated to MQEIKQILDKTAYYDEACFENEKEKIFETQWQFVCMEEELSEPKSYILKDIGNTPIIVVNDKNEINAFVNICSHRGMTILRGDEKIESSIICPYHNWNFSLKGELKGLPQSKEFAHKEKKCLGLKKVQCEVWNGLVFVNLDLKAQSISDILNPIKDRILPYDNISELKSNDGYKYIINANWKIFVENYMDVYHLFHIHKESLKEYDHKNSHNEFVNNQWLFYQPLSQKGKSSSSWWSGYMGDIKSFNGQKGAYVSMLFPNFGITATENLCMFIHIKPLSATQTEIEVFIKSNYGSKKFKNELVYDYRDGKKSKSELLKKPDVMNEDIYVCEMIQKNIKSPHFKVNALAQDLEKPLFEYQSIIEKLLNPKR
- a CDS encoding B12-binding domain-containing radical SAM protein; translated protein: MKVSKVQLIKASAPSDFKDYKAKRGSPSQNIFSAAAELKGRVELELIDETANHLVNYKSDAQIIGIFFSTPDAIRAYEIASKFKDMGKLVFLAGLHASFMSEEALKYGHSVIQGECEGIIHDLLDDYERGDILKDIYKRDSILDLKELKPYPTDLIAKEDYDDFWTVTVSRGCPYKCHFCVVNPFFGKIRYRPIEQIVEEIANSKASFIELHSDNLTADKNYAKELFQAITPLNIKWAVASDISIAQDDELLRLASKSGLMYLLVGLETPSQEALKGTGKGFVKVNEIKDRIKKLHDHGIIVDSAMMFGFDEHDKSIFDRSLEFAIDVKIDVCDPVVQIPFPGTKLFKDLESQNRILTYDWSRYNGSDVVYEPKNLSVEELLQGQYDFYKQFNSFSNYSKRKFRQIKQLGINAFYA
- a CDS encoding effector binding domain-containing protein, coding for MIKILIFLILYTYSNALEFNFKQTALDEFEIKGFSKAIVYKTKEDRDNQIAKLWEKLFSSNNFSVKKSKDKKLYVVYTNYKKNSFDCFIGIKSDLKIKNFESKLIKDSKYQRGILKYEQNLNMSDIWDEIQKEKVNRNFKTDIEEYRLFDLSKSKYDVTIYLSSK
- a CDS encoding TetR/AcrR family transcriptional regulator produces the protein MAPKIVNKDKKRLEILHKAYDFLIKEGIKKFSIDSLLKDLNMSKGNFYHYFESKDQLIHKMMEEFTKSYILYCDEKIKNSETLKNKLEVLFEMYLKDSKTNKDFLKLYNEFLITYSSNNQRKICQINNDYITYLSLSIKTAIKEEIEKGFIKEEAIYFVSTLSATVDGMMMYSFILENYNLNKEVQDYLDNFILMIKKD
- a CDS encoding DUF1501 domain-containing protein; the protein is MSKKLTRREFIKNSTAMAISASMFLHGCGEAGSLSINTSSNNNLPSNPNNNNVNANKSLVYVMLAGGNDSFNMLVPTNTNSYNEYQSSRSNLAITKNTLLPLNDFTDSNGKTFAVHPSMAKVQNLFNSKKLSFISNIAPLVKPTNKTSFNNNSVELPLGLMSHSDQIKHWQTSRANERTNIGVLGKFADKFQANKANNQISMNISLSGTNISQNGNSSKEYSVTKDGSIGLLVKKSSNDPAITQLNNALLSSFNTVLNKSYSDSFENTYMETTRYAQTHHEKFKAEVNKVNIAHTYVNYDNRSDIKFTSTDKSIPEQFKMIAKSIKASSDLNLPKQTFFIEYYGWDHHDELLNNHKRMLEVLSNALGDFQASLEELGVDDKTLTVVASDFARTLTSNGNGTDHGWGGNTIIMGKDIKGGEVFGQYPSLALNSSVDIGGGVIIPSLSTDEMFAELALWFGYEKNELDTLLPNLKNFYSSSSTNNPIGFLS
- a CDS encoding DUF1800 family protein; translation: MADTLEDASFFLMQATLGANYDTISNVASTGIETWLDNQLNSSFDNTDSFENRVNQIWQDFRTQAITASGDNGSGNIIGVGNATLPYNFYFRMAWWHRTLAKANSNMNVNNPITNAKEIDSNDLVRHRIAQALSEIIVISDKSNLELDALGMANFYDIFYENAFGNYSDILKEVSLHPCMGVYLTHLNNKKENGNQHPDENYARELMQLFTIGLNELNSDASEKKDANGKNIPTYNNDDIKQLAKVFTGIKASSYEYEWPAQISGFTNNSAIDLSDSSPKIHKTIPYINIRNQMIEESSLHDITTKSLLNTKVNISSGGTLISDVNKAIDDLVAHANTAPFIAKKLIQQLTNSNPSASYIQAVASKFGTSGDLKAVIKEIFLNSEAKTSAKKLKSPLLRITQLLRAFNTSNTSKKLWFRGDLVDNKLNQHVLSSPTVFNFYLPNYAPHGSIENANEVAPEFQLHNSATSIAYVNSMYELLFSDSNNKLNITVPTQIHASEFFRTSDTTLANDKLAFDFTSEKALATASDIETLIKRISLVLTGKENISILNEIKNTIDNEIGYSNKNWVVQTVVFMIAISPEFTVLKKR